The Raphanus sativus cultivar WK10039 chromosome 6, ASM80110v3, whole genome shotgun sequence sequence AGAATAAGAGGAGCGCAAGCAATCCGATGCTTTTTGGATATGAACTTTAAACATACCCTCTGGGTTGAGGAAATGGAGGAAGTCTCCATAGTATGTATACGCTTGTATTTGATTAAAAGCATAATTATAAACTTCCATTAGAACAATGATacaaagttttttattaatgaaaatGTATATGCCTTAACAGGTTTCAAAAGTTGTGGTGACATTCTAAAGAGCAAATGTATACAACATGTTCGCCCATGGAAAGCTTAAGAACCGAAGGGAGTTTGCATCGAGAGTTGCACACAAAACAAAGTTGTCTACAACTAGAGTTGTTGGACACCACTTGTCCATTGGAGCTTGTCGCGGAGCCTTCCTTGATAAAAGAGCACGTAAAATCGTAGCCAAGATGAACAAACGAACCTGGCATGATGTATGAGAAGTCTCCAAAAACGCATGAAATATGCAAAACCACTCCACAGTCGTTGCATGTGTAGAAACCTCTCTTTGGATACACTTTTGTTTCACATGACTCGCACCAATATGTTTCATCCGCGTTCATGTCACCATATGACAAGAAGAGAGGATGATCATCGTATCTGCTTTTCATTACCTTTTCAGGTAAAAGAGCACACTTGCCGTCCAACATATAGCCTTCACACTCATCACAAATAAAGAAACAGTTTATTATCCCCTTCCCGCATCTACTACACCATTTGCCAGAACTAGAGTAGTATAAAGGATGTGGATGGCTTTCGTGCTCAATCGAATCTGATATCGAAGCACATCGTACATCTATTTTCACAGAACTCCCAGATTCATACCTGAAACCTGTGGAGTCCTGACGACAAAACCAACACATAAATTTGAAGTGAGGATCTGTGTGAAGCGTGAATGGCAGGTTGTTGCACACGTGACGTTTGTTCCGTGGAAGGTTAGCACATTTTTCGTGGAGAACAAAATCGCATTGCTGTTGCTTGCAAATGTAGAACGGTTCTGCGCCGATCTGGAAGACGCATGCCTTGCATAGTGTGCTTTCAGGTAGAATCATCATCCCATCCTTGTTGAACTGTAAGTGATGATGATCATGGCTGAAATGTCTTATGGTGTTAGCATCAATCACCTCGTAAGGCGGAATCTCCTCTTCTTCAGGGGTACCTTCCCGTTCGACCATGTCCCATACATCTTTTCTCGTTGCACATCTTGCATGAACAGCAAAAGTAGGACATTTCGAGCAAGTATAACCCCCATAGAATCCATCAACCTTTTGACGACAAACTTTGCATTTCCAGTTATGTCCATGTCCAAGACGAGGGGTGTAAGAGATGCGGTGATCATGGCGGTTGATGTTTATGACGAGAGGTAAATCGATACAGTCGCGGTGGATCATGAAATTGCATTGAAGACAGAAATAAGGGCTTCGGTCACCCGGAGTCCCACAAGCATTGCAAGTAAAGTTCAAGAGTCTTGGAACAAGATGAAGCTCATGTTCATGTGTCTTGGCGCATTCGAGAG is a genomic window containing:
- the LOC108805816 gene encoding uncharacterized protein LOC108805816; this translates as MDSGGKQLSMERVELPQLHEHPLIPFSRFAYTLCELCSSPDVCSSPTNDHLNRRAYVYGGYRCNELGCEEAVFHKDCASPLKEINHSFHPDHPLLELIIPTLPLKHSKTHTCFSCGDSFQVGYRCTICDFKLCLECARRSIPLVLPGNSYGHQHQLKLVCDDPPDDVEIEGGICKVCAESVDLKLLHFGCQDCKEFVIHVYCRETYHISHPQHPLKPLEGEVPHYADKECLLCKEEFDERYHQVHHCDVCNFSICGECMGNPPPVALECAKTHEHELHLVPRLLNFTCNACGTPGDRSPYFCLQCNFMIHRDCIDLPLVININRHDHRISYTPRLGHGHNWKCKVCRQKVDGFYGGYTCSKCPTFAVHARCATRKDVWDMVEREGTPEEEEIPPYEVIDANTIRHFSHDHHHLQFNKDGMMILPESTLCKACVFQIGAEPFYICKQQQCDFVLHEKCANLPRNKRHVCNNLPFTLHTDPHFKFMCWFCRQDSTGFRYESGSSVKIDVRCASISDSIEHESHPHPLYYSSSGKWCSRCGKGIINCFFICDECEGYMLDGKCALLPEKVMKSRYDDHPLFLSYGDMNADETYWCESCETKVYPKRGFYTCNDCGVVLHISCVFGDFSYIMPGSFVHLGYDFTCSFIKEGSATSSNGQVVSNNSSCRQLCFVCNSRCKLPSVLKLSMGEHVVYICSLECHHNF